Within Enoplosus armatus isolate fEnoArm2 chromosome 1, fEnoArm2.hap1, whole genome shotgun sequence, the genomic segment ctttggcaGTTGTTACAAATGGAGCCCCGACTGACAGATAATCTGAGGCTTGTGTTCGCCCTGATCGTCCTCCTCTCCGCAGGTAAGACAACCGCACTGGGGAAGAAAAACCCATCTTCATCTTAAGCAGCTGTCTTAGCCTCATATTCATTCTCACAGCTGTGTTGCTACACACTGCAGCTCCCCCGtgcctgcttctctgtgtgGTATATGTTGTCAGCTATATATTCTCTGTGTGTACATAAAATTTAAAGTTAAAGGCCTCATTGTTATAGCGTGTTACATCTAATGCATCATGATGAGTGTAGTGTTGTGGGCATTAGGCACCTAAAGGGCCTcttaaaacaaggaaaatgttttgccaACACAAGGAAAATTACACTTGCCACTACAAGTTTCACTTGTACCAAGAACTGTCTGAGGGTCAGTATCTGGAAGCAGGGCAGGTTGTATGTGCCGCAGTGAAGATCAGTGACACTCTTTAAGAGGTCGTGAAATGATCTCTTAAAGAGTGTCATTAAGAGGTCGTGAAATGATGctcataaataatttaaaacacacagggCTTTATGTTGGTGCAGCGGCGAGGAGTGCAGTTATGAATCGGTGAAGGCACGTCCGCATAAACCTCTCTAAAGCCTCCCTTCGCACGACTGTTCATTGTACGTTATTCAACCCGCTGACACGTGATCACACAGAACAAATGATGTTGATTGGCGTTTTATTCCGATCGTGGCGAGACAGAATTATGTGCACGTCAAACTTGTCGGTTATCATGAATTATTCCACACAGTTCCTGCTGCAGTGTAAATCAACAGGCGTGTTGGAAGAAAAAATGTCTCTCTCCGCTAATAACCGTTCCTACCATCCAAAAACACTTTGGTCAGTAGGGGCAACGACTCTGCATTTCTACACGCAATACAGACGTGGCTGTGACTGTCAACATGATGTGAGAGCGTTCAGGATAAATATTATAGTGTATAACACTTCACTGCTTAACCACTTTATGCACCAACGTGAGAactggacctttttttttttttttttttatgaaaaaaaattaaatacactTGAaccacatttttacttttattttatggttTATGACTGCAAATGCTTATTGTATGAATAATTGTGATGCCAAATAGAAATTGTGCACTATTATGCATGGAAAACATTGCGACCAACGATCATTGTGATGTCCAGAAACATGAACTCAACTTTCTACAACTtcaaatctttgtttttattgccaCACTCTCATGCGCACGTGTAGGCGGGGTAAGCTTGAGGTTAATATGGTGACAGTTAATCCAAAGTACTAACAGCTTATTGCTTTAAAGAGCAGAAACTTCCCTGAGGGAGTGTCAGGTgggtaaaatgtgttttgcagtaGTGGGCACTGTTATCTTCAACCTTGAAATGCATGAAGCAGTCAAAACCAGGCATGAGAAAGGAGACGTTGTTATGAGAAGAATCGATGTGATGCGCGGGGCATGGAAGTTAGATGGTCAGAACGGCTGgtttgctgtgtggttttcATGTGAGGggtcctctctcttcctgtacATGAATAAAAACCTTGTATTCACAGAGATGTAAGTTTGACTTTTATTAAAGAACCGAAAGTGGACAAAACTTCTCTACCACACACCTTTTTCAACAGGTGAGAATTTTTGTCTGAACGTCATTTCCAAAATCATATTGACCATTATTTGACAAAAACTCAGAGCGGGATGACATCCACTTTCCACACAACATTTTTGGTATGGCATTTTGCAACTCCGGCGTTTGTTTCGGTATTGCACTCACTTATTTAGACTGAATGTGTCTTTTGAATAACGTTAACCAAACATCTAGCCATCTTTTGTCAACATGTGCCTTCTGTTCTTTCCTTCAGCTTCAAGTGAAAATGACCGGGACCTGGACTTTTGCGGCACCTGGCGCCATGGCCAGGGCCCCCTGAGCCTGAGCGTCAACCTCTCCACAGGCTGCGACGGGATCTCCATCTCAGCTGACAGGAGCTCTCTGTCCATCGATGGGCGGATCACGGCCCAGTGCAGGCGGTCTGAGGTCATTTCCCTGGAGCGGCTTGGACTTGATTCAGTGAAGGACAGTGACTTCTGTCTGTACTGGGAGCCCTTGCTGGACCAGCTGAAGCTGCAGGTAAATCGGCAATTCACCTGTCATTTTATACCCATCGTATGGCTCAATAACATGAAAGTACTGGAGAAGACAAAGCAAAAACGATGACTCATCAGTCTATGAAGCAGAGGGCGAGAAAAAACATAATATTTTTGATTCCTGACAAACAGCAGTGTCAGCTCTGAAAGTGAAATCGTAACGTGTTATACACAAATGCATGTACATGAAATGTGTAACTCATAATACTACCAAGTGAAAAGCATACTTTGCGagtgtgtattgtgtactgtaCCGTGTATGTCACAGTAGATTGATTGCATTCCTCATTGAAGAGCTTaatggggttttttgttttgctcatgtTGTTGTACAGGTCAGAGGAAAAACCCTTACTCTGTGCTGGCCTGCCAGCCTGCAGGGCTCCTGCTGCGCTCATCTGTCTCACGGCCAAAACACACCCGAAGCACCCTACGGCATCATCAATGGAGCGGTCAGAAATGATGTAATCActcacaaaacactgacagcctACAAGTTCATTGGAGGTCCCTTCAACCGCAGTAAGAGAGAATGGCTTTAAACGGATTACATTTCGCAAGATTGTGCATAAATTGAAGATGTTCTGCTCCagtttttccacatttattgttaaaaatgtCCTTCTTTTCAGTCAAATGTATGTAGGGATGGAACTCCCAAAACTTTCAACCCAAATTCCAAAGATGAGGCAAATGGACTGTTTTTGTGTCACAGTTTCACAGAGTTTAACAATCAAAactgccctttttttttctttttttttcgcAGAAAAATTATGTGATGAAGCGAGCCAGGAATCCACCCAAGTCATgtaatttcctctctttttcttctcaaatGCGCCATCACGTATGCTGTCGAAGTAGCATGACAGGGTGTTTTTGTCAACATGACTTTGTCTTAATTGCTAAGCCCACTGTTGTGAATCTTTATGTAATCAAGCGCATGAAGTTTGACCACAAACAGGAAGCTAAGTTTTAAACTATGTTAGGGTGTTTGGCTGGGGTTACAAAAATGACCTTGCTTCATTTAAATGGCCATCTGAAACCACCGTTTtgtaacttgtgtgtgtgtgtgtgtgtgtgtgtccaggagtGAAGGCGCTGTGATGAGGTCCCAGGCTGTGGGGAGCGTTGAGCATCCCTGCGCTCCCAGCTCTGAGGTGGACATGACGAAGAATTTCAGAGGTCACAACGTCACATCGCCTGTAAGACAAAAcgcacaaagaaaagaaaaaaaaaagtgtgctcATTGTAACAATCAGAGGGACACCAGAACATAAAGCAACATTTACTGTCAGATCTGTAAGGGAAATCTCATCACAAGGACCATTTAGCAACTGTTCTGGATCTTTCAAACATTTGaacatggtcttcctcagcagatggagtgtTGCGGTTGTCATGAAATTGTAGATGCTCccattctttttctctctcagcacacAAAGGGCTTCCCCGTCCACGTTGCTTTTAAAGCTGAGGTTCAAAGTTcactcttgaccttggaaactgAAGTCGAGAAGacagtctcaccacaaggtccatttagtagctgttctggggCTTTCAATCATCACGTCAGTGTGTATACTGCCGTTTCTTGGGTGAAGAATAAACTCGGAACTTCAGAATTGACACTGAATTGTCTCAGGTCATGTGATAACGTACGCTGTAGTCTACGCAGGCCACATCAGCAAGATTGTGACCACATTGGTTCCATCTTAGTTGCACTTTAGCTGCATATTCAAAATGATTTcctctgagacacaaacagaaactaaaatacttgggttagggttatactAGTTATTTATGCTCTTATGCCTGAGTTTCATAACATCATTCATAACACTGATTATTTCCTAGTGAGTGAGTTGATATAACTAGTGTTGTGTAGGAGAACTGTTTGCAATGGCTACCACAAAGATGGAAGAAGAACATCTCTTCTTCAGTGGCAGCGATGTGTTGAAAGTCTCTCAGTTCACATGCAAAGCAATCAGTTGATTTGGAAGTTCAAAGTAACttacatattcatttattccCTCAAAGTCTATGACTTGTCTCTGCTCTACTGTATTATACAGATCAAATGAGTGGGCAGCTTcactcctgtgtctgtgtgcgtccACTTTTAATCAGGGGCTCACTTTATAGCAGGTTTTTAACCCAGCGAATGAgggttgatgatgatgatttagtCGGGAAATAAATAGGTGAGAGAGAGGTTAGCCACATGAAAGTGAATTATAGCAGCATTTTACCGACAAATAGAGGATGGAGTCTGAAAGCTGACATTTTCCCCTCCAAACCGTCTTAAAATAGTGCCATTTGTGTAAGTATCCCGCAATCCACATGCAGATCTACTAATTATAACAGTGTTACAgcatggggtgggggggggggttacacacTCGAAAGCAGAGCCCCAGGGGTGGTACAAGTCGCGTTGCTGGTTTAACTGAAAATTGGAAATTGAAATgcaaactttttgttttgttgacgcTGTGCCTACATCCTGTGTTTAAGGGAATAATTAAGACTTGATCAGCCCGTTTCTGGCTGGTGGATCTCCTGTCTTGACTTGAGAGTGAATCGACCCagtccttttctctgtgtgtgttctgtttttacagGCCGCTAAAGATGCTTCAGCAGAGTCCACTACCACTATCTATATCCCCCCAGCCCTAAAACTGGCTGCAAAAAAGACCAGCAAAGTAGTCTGCACTTTCTTTACAAACAACTCCCTGTTCCAGGTAAGGCTCAGTTTCTTGATCCAAGCTTAGACTCTGAAACAATACACCACGCTAAAAGACTGAAATACTTGATCAATATGTAGGCTGTACTATATGAGAGGACAGCTAaagtgtaatgtgtgtgtgtgtgtgtgtgtgtgttccaggaaGGTCAAAAGGAGACCCGGATTCTTGGCGATGTGGTGGGAATCACCATGGAGAACGAGGTCATCACGAATCTGTCTGAGCCAATTAGGATTGGCTTTCACCATGATGTCATACCTGTACGTTTGTGTGCTACTTTTTAGTGCACTTTTGTCTGGATCAGTGTGATCAGTGTCCACTTTATAGTGTCTAAATTTGTAGAAATATATTGCCTTTATGAACAGTAGAGTTGGACATTTTCCctaaaactgaaaaacacaaccGGAGAATGTGTTCtgttgttacagtatgtgtgtgtgtgtgccgtacGCGTCAATTAACTCGCAAACCTCTCAAATGTGGGTTTGCTGtggatgcaaaaaaaaaatagttctATGACATCTGCTTCAGGCTGCTGACCACGCCAACGCAGAGCACACGTAGAAACCACTTGAGGGTTTGTTTTCGTACCTCACGTCTTGTGAAAACAGACGGCGATGATGTTGTTAGGGTCGTGTGTGGCTTCCTCTCTGCAATGCGTACACCGTTTAATGTAAACCTGGTCTGTGTTATTGTTCCGCTGTGGAGCTGTCTGTGGTGATTTTGCACGTAGGACGGCAGCTTTCTCAGCCACTGCTGAATCAAAGGATGCAGCGGTAACTTAAAAGTACCTGAAACTTTGTTAATATGGATGCAAAATGTGCAGCATCTTAACATCTtatctctcctctttgtttcagaAAACGCATTCACGGACATGTGTTTCCTGGGACACCAGGAAAGGTTGGAACCCTATAAGCCTACAAGCCTATAAACAACGCTCATTCAACACAAATCTGGGTTTGAACTCCCGTGGGTGATGAATGAAGTTATGCCTGAATCTGGGTTTTCTTTGTGCAGATCCGTTGCAGGTCAATTGGTTGGTGGATGGATGTGAGACGCAGCAGAAGGGAGCAAATCACACCGAGTGCCTCTGCGACCACCTGACTTACTTCACTGTACTCGTGGTGAGAGACGTGCAGCAAATGCGCCGCCATGTTTtagacaagaaacacacacgtGTTGCACTCAACATTGTTAACATTACGGGCCCACAAAACTCTCTCGTATACACTCTCATATTTTGGTGTACGAAGGCCCCGTTGCTCTGCTCATTGTTCTGTGTCCGGTCACAGCAACTGGAGCCTCGCCCAGTGCGCCACCTCCTGGCACTGACCGCCATTACATCTCTGGGCTGCGCCGTCTCTGTGATCAGCTGCATTGCTCTCAtcatttttctctgcaggaagaGGTAATGGTCACCTTTTGAGGGCTTATGTGgtttatgcaacaaaaaaaaagacacatccCTTTTAACAATTAACTCATTTCcgtcccccctctccctctagCAGGCGATGTAAGGAGCAGTCCATACAGATCCACCTGGGCTTAGCCATCTCTCTCGCCTTCCTCAACCTGCTCTTCTTTTTCACTGGGGTCCTGGCCAACGTGGGAGGGGAGTGCGTGTGCAGCTGGGTGGGGGCGGTCCTCCACTACAGCCTGCTCAGCTCCTTCACCTGGATGGGCATAGAGGTTTTCCACACCTTCTGGTTGGTCTACATGGTTTTCAGCCCCTCCCCAAAGCCCTATGTGTGGAACCTGATCGGCTTCGGTGAGTGTGTGAAATTTAGTATTTAGTACTTCATGCCGCGTTTAAGCTAAAGATGATGTGAACTTGTGAACATTTCTTTTCCAGTTCTCCCTGCTGTCCCTATCATCATCCTGGCTGCAGTGGGTGACATGTATGGACTGAGAGAGGTGGTGGCGAGCGATGACGTGTCCAATCCTTATCTGATGTAAGCAAGATATTTGCTGGGGAGAAACATATGGAGTGATGCCTGgataatgtacaaataaaagcaagcgcacacacacacacagtagaggaGTGTTACAATGTCTTCAAGAGGGTTTGCTTTTCCTTCTCTGAGTGTATTTTGGTGTTTCCAGGTGCTGGATGAAAGATACCCACAAGGCCTTGCTGGCCCACTACTGCACCAATCTGGCAGTCCTGGCTATCCTGGTGTCCTCGGGCATTGTGATGCTCTTCCTGGTCTACCGGGAGATCCGCACCAGGGACGAATGGAGGCAGAACCGCGTGGCTTTCCTCAGCATCTGGGGCCTCAGCTGCCTCTTTGGGACGACTTGGGGTCTGACCTTCCTGGACTTCGGACCTCTCTCTGActtcgtcctcttcctctcctgcatcCTCAACTCTTTCCAAGGTCTGTGCTTGCGGTATACTGTGCCAGTTAAACAGATTGCACTTGGggtttatattgtgtttttatttccagctTTGAAAGCATGGAGAGCGTGGACTTCTATCAACTTGTGAGgaccattttgtattttttctcattaaaaagaGACCACACCACAGAATCAGCATTTTCAGACAGACTTTAAATAAACCACGACCAGCGGCATGTTCGTGTAGTTGTACTGTATCGTTGCCACCTTTAAGAGTCAGTCTCTGGACAGGGCTGTTTTCATTGTTGCCGCAGAGATTGGTGACTGTATTTGGAGCCAGTGGTCCATTGTATCAGTGTGGGAATGAGACAATGGCCACTGTTAATCACGGGCTTCTGTTACTGGTGCCTATCAGAAGAACATAAGCTGTTTCCTCTCACATGCAGCTTGCACGTGTGTTTTTGATTCAGGTCCAAAAACTCAACGTATTAACCCCATTTCTGCTGCACATTGGTAGACCAATAGGCTCATTTTCTATACTAACCTGGCTAACGTATAACTGTTTAATGATACAGCTGTTTAGGCCTGCATCTACAGTACGCATGGCCCTATGTTATGTTGgacagacattttgggaaatacgtattctctttcttgccgagagttagacaagaggatcaataccactcaTATTTCCCGCAAAATAGGAGCCGGCTAGCTTAGCTCAGCTAGActagaaaaagggaaaaacgctagcccggctctgtccacaggtaacaaaatccacctgccagcacgacaaaatctcactaattaacacattacattttggtTGTTAAATCCGTACAAAAAACCAAAGTGTGAAAATggcaagttgtggttttatttgggggtcatgtgccagactatttctcGGCCCGGCTGTATCTTTAGCTGACAGGTTTAGGGGGCAGATatggatcttctcatctagaAGAAAACGTATGCTCACAGCTCTTTGTCAGTGCAGCAGAGTTTCTTGACCCAGCGATCCTGAAAGAGTTAAATAGGTCGAGAAAACAAAGGATTGAAACTTGGTTCTGGTTCTGTTCCCCCCAGGCTTCCTCCTGATGCTGCGGTTCTACATGCTGGACTGGATGCGGAAGCAGACCGGAGGCTCCGCTCTGGGCAGCACCAGCACGGGATCTACCAGGCAGCACATGCTACAGGCCCAGGAGAAGAGTTAGAGAAGAACAATGTGGCACATGTCAAATCAAAGCTGCAGGAGTCAAGCCcttcatgtaaaaacacagtccTCTTATCAAAGTAAATGAGAACGTTCCAGCACTGACGGTCACACTTTAGATTCGCTGTCGCCTCGGCTGAAGTTCTGTCGTCGGGTGTGGCAACTGAAGAGTGAGTTTCAAGGCAAATCCAAAAAGCAGTGAGCAGattcttattttttgtttcatcagaGCTACAGATGGCACTCTCAGGTATAAAGCTGGCAATTAGCTAAATATCATTAACACCTTGCTGGAAGTGTTTTAATCAACTTTAATCCACCTTGCAGTCAAAACAGATACTTGATTACTTGATCACAACGACACCATCACTCAGGAACTCATAACAACAGGCCTGGAGCCTGCGTTTGTACGATACCTAGACTGGGTCTAGTAATGAAAGGGAAAGAATTTATTTTGAGATTTTAAATTGTAAGCTGGGGATACTGGAAGTTACTTAAATGACTGTGCTGTGATTTCTATTGTATTGTCTGTAAAGAAAAACTATATATTGTTATTGAAGCTCCCCTTGAACCTTAGATAAGCTTTTCATTTTGTACTGTGTAAGCATTTTCAAGTCTTTTAAAGTagcactttttacttttttttttttttttaaatgtacctATAGAGCCTCAGTGAGTTGTCTTTTATATTGTTCATAATAGAAGAGATTTCATATAcggtgtgtgtgcattgtaaAATAATAGCTGAATGTTTTATAATAGATGACTCCATATTGTGTCCAGACCGTATTCAGACCTCCAGTCAAGATAATTcacatgaaatataataattatcAGGTCTTCACCTTCAAGTtagttattttaaacatttctgttatCCCCGTAAGTGAGCTTTTAGATACTGTGatatttgcactttttttttaattttctaaaGTGAAATTTTATGTCAAATGATTgtgaatatttgatttttttttttgtggatgtatataaagcattaataaaaaaacaaacatcttttgGTGAAAAAGAAACTAATGgccttgtgtttgtctgaatgtgAGGGCttgctgtttttcctgctcCTGTCGTCCCTCCTTCTTATCTTCGCCTGCGTGTTTCCTCCCTGGAGGTTTTCGATGTGCTGTTCTCTTCACAaacatgtttgcttgtttgccACAGACGAAACTGCTACTATGTGTGCCTGCTTTTCCTCCCCAGGATCATGAGACTCTGTGCTTCGCCTTGGAAGAAGCGGACTTGAAGGTCGCCAGAAAAGCTCAAAACAACAGCCTTTCTTTTACTCTCCTCCATGACTTTTTATCTACACCGCCAGCCAGTGCAGACATGCCAGGTCAAAGTGTGATAAAGACGGGCTCAAACGAGACCCAGAGGTGTAACCGTGAAACACAAAGTGAGATCACCACAATATGACCAGAAAAGCAAGTGTGCATTCATATAAGCATGACGTGGTGCTGCTGCGCTTCACTGCTTATTGGGCCTTCATCATTGGTGCTAGCAGtttctctgttttggtttgttggTAATATGTCACCTAACCTGGAATCAAGGACCACGATGGAGGTAAGTCTTTATTGTGTTGTCCTTAACTAATGTAGCTGTGTGTGATGCAACGTCCTCCCTCTCACAATGGCAAATAAACGAAAATAAAAATAGGGCAACACAATGAAATTGAATAAAATTGAAATCCTGCTTCACACATGCATGGCAATAGTAAGGCAATACTTACTATTGccatgcatgtgtatatgcGTGTGTAAATCTGTTTCACCATC encodes:
- the adgrg1 gene encoding adhesion G-protein coupled receptor G1, whose protein sequence is MEPRLTDNLRLVFALIVLLSAASSENDRDLDFCGTWRHGQGPLSLSVNLSTGCDGISISADRSSLSIDGRITAQCRRSEVISLERLGLDSVKDSDFCLYWEPLLDQLKLQVRGKTLTLCWPASLQGSCCAHLSHGQNTPEAPYGIINGAVRNDVITHKTLTAYKFIGGPFNRKKLCDEASQESTQVMSEGAVMRSQAVGSVEHPCAPSSEVDMTKNFRGHNVTSPAAKDASAESTTTIYIPPALKLAAKKTSKVVCTFFTNNSLFQEGQKETRILGDVVGITMENEVITNLSEPIRIGFHHDVIPKTHSRTCVSWDTRKDPLQVNWLVDGCETQQKGANHTECLCDHLTYFTVLVQLEPRPVRHLLALTAITSLGCAVSVISCIALIIFLCRKSRRCKEQSIQIHLGLAISLAFLNLLFFFTGVLANVGGECVCSWVGAVLHYSLLSSFTWMGIEVFHTFWLVYMVFSPSPKPYVWNLIGFVLPAVPIIILAAVGDMYGLREVVASDDVSNPYLMCWMKDTHKALLAHYCTNLAVLAILVSSGIVMLFLVYREIRTRDEWRQNRVAFLSIWGLSCLFGTTWGLTFLDFGPLSDFVLFLSCILNSFQGFLLMLRFYMLDWMRKQTGGSALGSTSTGSTRQHMLQAQEKS